Proteins encoded by one window of Cloeon dipterum chromosome 2, ieCloDipt1.1, whole genome shotgun sequence:
- the LOC135936842 gene encoding protein tramtrack, beta isoform-like isoform X2 — MASQQYSLRWNNYVRHMTSAFESLRSDKDLIDVTLSCEGKKIPAHKMLLSACSSYFKDLFKENPCQHPVIIFRNVTFVDLVALVDFMYNGEVNVEQEQLASFLNTAELLQVQGLTNSSKDQEKFRKTAKEDDRVPGSSSQFDEDGEERTTTPTRTGPPAAKKRKWQSPSRTESPAALLESQTAQVSSGGDEDLQTIDQVPLKTETPEYDDEDDVQAESGGEDTTDEQDIVQKIQKSDQLVLTSNRNRTSNNEHSLFGNNSMDMDSGDMSSFGMAGPSNESMGQDGMQELVSPFNEVSEPNENINFVYTDADPLAIDEPRNFINKDELVSNQDGRYSCSICNRDFASQRLYHSHLDKHQELTPSIKCNKSFSTVRKLNLRMANRRKTLKCNKCGKTFSTSSLLRQHLDIHKDGPDVHFLLSGGYESAPASSGKIISSQGKFICSVCNRTFSHKRSCWTHMAMHNGRTTCSVCQKTFSSLSILRAHYAKHEGKTVCSICNVSVSTAKSLKRHMTSVHNIPADESSS, encoded by the exons ATGGCGAGTCAACAGTACTCGTTACGATGGAACAACTATGTACGGCACATGACAAGTGCTTTCGAATCTCTACGGAGTGACAAAGACCTGATCGATGTCACGCTCAGCTGCGAAGGAAAGAAAATCCCAGCCCACAAAATGCTGTTATCAGCGTGCAGTTCCTATTTCAAAGACTTATTCAAG GAAAACCCTTGCCAGCACCCTGTTATAATTTTCCGTAATGTCACATTTGTTGATCTCGTGGCGTTGGTCGACTTCATGTACAATGGAGAGGTCAACGTGGAGCAAGAACAGTTAGCATCATTCCTCAACACTGCTGAACTGCTTCAAGTACAGGGTCTCACAAACAGCAGTAAAGATCAAGAGAAATTTAGAAAGACTGCCAAAGAG GACGACAGAGTACCTGGTTCCAGTTCTCAATTTGATGAAGATGGCGAGGAAAGAACGACGACGCCAACTAGAACAGGTCCTCCTGCAGccaagaaaagaaaatggcaGTCGCCAAGCAGAACAGAAAGTCCAGCTGCTCTCCTCGAGTCCCAAACTGCGCAAG TGAGTTCTGGTGGTGACGAGGATTTGCAGACTATTGATCAAGTGCCTTTAAAAACTGAAACGCCAGAATATGATGATGAGGATGACGTGCAAGCGGAATCTGGAGGGGAGGACACAACTGATGAACAAGATATTGTCCAGAAAATCCAGAAAAGTGATCAGCTGGTGTTGACATCTAACAGAAATAGGACTTCCAATAATGAACACTCGCTTTTCGGCAACAATTCTATGGATATGGACTCTG GTGATATGAGCAGTTTTGGTATGGCTGGACCATCAAATGAAAGCATGGGCCAAGATGGAATGCAAG agcTTGTGTCTCCATTCAACGAAGTGTCAGAGCCGAACGAAAATATTAACTTCGTCTATACCGATGCCGATCCTCTTGCGATTGATGAACCGaggaattttattaacaaagaCGAGTTGGTCAGCAACCAGGACGGCCGATACTCCTGCAGCATATGCAACCGCGACTTTGCTTCTCAAAGGCTTTATCATTCGCACCTTGACAAGCACCAAGAGTTGACCCCTAGCATAAAGTGCAATAAATCGTTCAGCACAGTTAGAAAACTCAACTTGCGCATGGCGAATCGCCGAAAGACGCTCAAGTGCAATAAATGTGGCAAAACGTTTAGCACTTCCTCTTTGCTCAGACAGCACTTGGACATACACAAGG ATGGACCGGATGTGCATTTCCTTTTGTCCGGCGGGTACGAGTCGGCGCCGGCGTCGTCAGGCAAAATCATTTCGTCCCAGGGCAAATTCATTTGTTCAGTGTGCAATCGCACTTTCTCGCACAAGCGGTCGTGTTGGACACACATGGCCATGCACAACGGCCGCACCACGTGCTCCGTTTGCCAAAAGACGTTCAGCAGTTTGTCCATCTTGAGAGCGCATTATGCGAAACACGAGGGCAAAACCGTGTGCTCGATCTGTAACGTGAGCGTCAGCACGGCCAAAAGCTTGAAACGCCACATGACCAGCGTTCACAACATCCCAGCAGACGAGTCCAGCTCGTAG
- the LOC135936842 gene encoding zinc finger and BTB domain-containing protein 17-like isoform X5: MASQQYSLRWNNYVRHMTSAFESLRSDKDLIDVTLSCEGKKIPAHKMLLSACSSYFKDLFKENPCQHPVIIFRNVTFVDLVALVDFMYNGEVNVEQEQLASFLNTAELLQVQGLTNSSKDQEKFRKTAKEDDRVPGSSSQFDEDGEERTTTPTRTGPPAAKKRKWQSPSRTESPAALLESQTAQVSSGGDEDLQTIDQVPLKTETPEYDDEDDVQAESGGEDTTDEQDIVQKIQKSDQLVLTSNRNRTSNNEHSLFGNNSMDMDSGDMSSFGMAGPSNESMGQDGMQDPDEDLPVASDMVAIHHSIFYAGANADVSEMKATMRIIEKNDKFICSFCEREFSQKESCRSHMASHLGKTTCNICNKSFSRINELNRHLAVHEGKTVCKICCKVLSSGKSLKRHLIYVHGAQQKQPSVQIKDDTNDSQ; the protein is encoded by the exons ATGGCGAGTCAACAGTACTCGTTACGATGGAACAACTATGTACGGCACATGACAAGTGCTTTCGAATCTCTACGGAGTGACAAAGACCTGATCGATGTCACGCTCAGCTGCGAAGGAAAGAAAATCCCAGCCCACAAAATGCTGTTATCAGCGTGCAGTTCCTATTTCAAAGACTTATTCAAG GAAAACCCTTGCCAGCACCCTGTTATAATTTTCCGTAATGTCACATTTGTTGATCTCGTGGCGTTGGTCGACTTCATGTACAATGGAGAGGTCAACGTGGAGCAAGAACAGTTAGCATCATTCCTCAACACTGCTGAACTGCTTCAAGTACAGGGTCTCACAAACAGCAGTAAAGATCAAGAGAAATTTAGAAAGACTGCCAAAGAG GACGACAGAGTACCTGGTTCCAGTTCTCAATTTGATGAAGATGGCGAGGAAAGAACGACGACGCCAACTAGAACAGGTCCTCCTGCAGccaagaaaagaaaatggcaGTCGCCAAGCAGAACAGAAAGTCCAGCTGCTCTCCTCGAGTCCCAAACTGCGCAAG TGAGTTCTGGTGGTGACGAGGATTTGCAGACTATTGATCAAGTGCCTTTAAAAACTGAAACGCCAGAATATGATGATGAGGATGACGTGCAAGCGGAATCTGGAGGGGAGGACACAACTGATGAACAAGATATTGTCCAGAAAATCCAGAAAAGTGATCAGCTGGTGTTGACATCTAACAGAAATAGGACTTCCAATAATGAACACTCGCTTTTCGGCAACAATTCTATGGATATGGACTCTG GTGATATGAGCAGTTTTGGTATGGCTGGACCATCAAATGAAAGCATGGGCCAAGATGGAATGCAAG ACCCCGATGAAGATCTCCCGGTCGCATCAGACATGGTGGCAATTCATCACAGCATTTTTTACGCGGGGGCCAACGCGGACGTGTCCGAGATGAAAGCGACAATGCGAATTATCGAGAAGAACGATAAATTCATTTGTAGCTTTTGCGAGCGCGAGTTTTCTCAGAAGGAGAGTTGTCGGTCACACATGGCGTCGCACTTGGGCAAAACAACGTGTAACATTTGCAATAAGTCATTCAGTCGAATAAATGAACTGAACCGTCACCTGGCCGTGCACGAGGGCAAAACGGTGTGTAAAATATGCTGCAAGGTGCTCAGCAGCGGCAAAAGTCTGAAGCGTCATCTCATTTACGTGCATGGTGCCCAGCAAAAACAACCGTCAGTGCAAATTAAGGACGATACCAATGACTCGCAGTGA
- the LOC135936842 gene encoding uncharacterized protein LOC135936842 isoform X1 — MASQQYSLRWNNYVRHMTSAFESLRSDKDLIDVTLSCEGKKIPAHKMLLSACSSYFKDLFKENPCQHPVIIFRNVTFVDLVALVDFMYNGEVNVEQEQLASFLNTAELLQVQGLTNSSKDQEKFRKTAKEDDRVPGSSSQFDEDGEERTTTPTRTGPPAAKKRKWQSPSRTESPAALLESQTAQVSSGGDEDLQTIDQVPLKTETPEYDDEDDVQAESGGEDTTDEQDIVQKIQKSDQLVLTSNRNRTSNNEHSLFGNNSMDMDSGDMSSFGMAGPSNESMGQDGMQDISTKCEDYSEDFANNSAGQSEIWQIVHSFSISNDQFEQSIVPKSCHPRRRVYTVFKPADNLTNSPYYVEADAEFTDDDDDDEPLPAEYESLTNIEEIDSESGRSLRSASLNRLGEMQPIVDLGLRLSVNDNELNARDSKPQVADALNGDAEFQRRLEPKSTWQVPQNDMTLKVERKKPGPKPKKGPIDQNSGRKKPGPKANDVTPKIARKKAGAKPKSNQVENVSKPNKKLVRNENKISSQIRNEKCEKKKSDQKSKVDRKTAKANAKQGKDWLWVIERNDQFVCNKCARTFPTRTHCLTHQNKHRMTYCCVKCNRCFISKPRLLRHRLAYHSKSRK; from the exons ATGGCGAGTCAACAGTACTCGTTACGATGGAACAACTATGTACGGCACATGACAAGTGCTTTCGAATCTCTACGGAGTGACAAAGACCTGATCGATGTCACGCTCAGCTGCGAAGGAAAGAAAATCCCAGCCCACAAAATGCTGTTATCAGCGTGCAGTTCCTATTTCAAAGACTTATTCAAG GAAAACCCTTGCCAGCACCCTGTTATAATTTTCCGTAATGTCACATTTGTTGATCTCGTGGCGTTGGTCGACTTCATGTACAATGGAGAGGTCAACGTGGAGCAAGAACAGTTAGCATCATTCCTCAACACTGCTGAACTGCTTCAAGTACAGGGTCTCACAAACAGCAGTAAAGATCAAGAGAAATTTAGAAAGACTGCCAAAGAG GACGACAGAGTACCTGGTTCCAGTTCTCAATTTGATGAAGATGGCGAGGAAAGAACGACGACGCCAACTAGAACAGGTCCTCCTGCAGccaagaaaagaaaatggcaGTCGCCAAGCAGAACAGAAAGTCCAGCTGCTCTCCTCGAGTCCCAAACTGCGCAAG TGAGTTCTGGTGGTGACGAGGATTTGCAGACTATTGATCAAGTGCCTTTAAAAACTGAAACGCCAGAATATGATGATGAGGATGACGTGCAAGCGGAATCTGGAGGGGAGGACACAACTGATGAACAAGATATTGTCCAGAAAATCCAGAAAAGTGATCAGCTGGTGTTGACATCTAACAGAAATAGGACTTCCAATAATGAACACTCGCTTTTCGGCAACAATTCTATGGATATGGACTCTG GTGATATGAGCAGTTTTGGTATGGCTGGACCATCAAATGAAAGCATGGGCCAAGATGGAATGCAAG ACATATCCACCAAATGCGAGGACTATTCCGAGGACTTTGCCAATAACAGTGCGGGCCAGAGCGAGATCTGGCAAATCGTACACAGCTTTTCCATCTCCAATGACCAGTTTGAGCAAAGTATCGTGCCGAAGTCCTGTCATCCGCGTCGCAGAGTATACACAGTGTTCAAGCCGGCTGACAACTTAACCAACAGTCCTTATTACGTTGAAGCCGATGCCGAATTtactgatgatgatgatgatgatgaaccACTGCCTGCAGAGTACGAATCTCTGACAAATATCGAAGAAATTGATTCGGAATCTGGCCGGTCACTCCGATCGGCTAGTTTAAACAGATTAGGGGAAATGCAGCCAATTGTAGATCTGGGCCTTCGCCTCTCTGTTAACGATAATGAGCTAAATGCGCGTGATTCCAAACCTCAAGTCGCTGATGCTTTGAACGGTGACGCGGAATTCCAAAGGAGGCTGGAGCCCAAATCAACGTGGCAGGTTCCCCAAAATGACATGACATTGAAGGTGGAAAGAAAGAAGCCAGGGCCAAAACCAAAGAAGGGTCCGATAGACCAAAATAGTGGTAGAAAAAAGCCAGGACCGAAAGCAAATGACGTTACACCAAAAATTGCTAGGAAGAAAGCGGGCGCAAAGCCGAAATCAAACCAAGTGGAGAATGTCTCAAAGCCAAACAAAAAGTTGGTCCgcaacgaaaataaaatctccaGTCAGATTAGGAACGAGAAATGCGAAAAGAAGAAATCTGATCAAAAGTCAAAGGTGGATAGGAAAACCGCAAAAGCAAATGCGAAGCAGGGCAAGGACTGGCTGTGGGTGATTGAACGCAATGACCAATTTGTTTGCAACAAGTGCGCTCGCACATTCCCCACCAGAACACACTGTTTGACACATCAGAACAAGCACCGGATGACTTACTGCTGCGTCAAATGCAACCGCTGCTTTATCAGCAAACCTCGTCTTTTGAGGCACAGGCTGGCGTATCACTCCAAATCAAGGAAATGA
- the LOC135936842 gene encoding zinc finger and BTB domain-containing protein 37-like isoform X6, translating into MASQQYSLRWNNYVRHMTSAFESLRSDKDLIDVTLSCEGKKIPAHKMLLSACSSYFKDLFKENPCQHPVIIFRNVTFVDLVALVDFMYNGEVNVEQEQLASFLNTAELLQVQGLTNSSKDQEKFRKTAKEDDRVPGSSSQFDEDGEERTTTPTRTGPPAAKKRKWQSPSRTESPAALLESQTAQVSSGGDEDLQTIDQVPLKTETPEYDDEDDVQAESGGEDTTDEQDIVQKIQKSDQLVLTSNRNRTSNNEHSLFGNNSMDMDSGDMSSFGMAGPSNESMGQDGMQDEDEVSLVFESREPYWPQEDPLDLLESGLPPPPQQNEQSVHAIGMVVRGGRYHCLFCGKGYSDKSICNTHIRSHLGETTCYICNKTFARTENLRRHLQKHQGSIRCARCFRTYGSKYSLSSHMKMCLADKNSFPPN; encoded by the exons ATGGCGAGTCAACAGTACTCGTTACGATGGAACAACTATGTACGGCACATGACAAGTGCTTTCGAATCTCTACGGAGTGACAAAGACCTGATCGATGTCACGCTCAGCTGCGAAGGAAAGAAAATCCCAGCCCACAAAATGCTGTTATCAGCGTGCAGTTCCTATTTCAAAGACTTATTCAAG GAAAACCCTTGCCAGCACCCTGTTATAATTTTCCGTAATGTCACATTTGTTGATCTCGTGGCGTTGGTCGACTTCATGTACAATGGAGAGGTCAACGTGGAGCAAGAACAGTTAGCATCATTCCTCAACACTGCTGAACTGCTTCAAGTACAGGGTCTCACAAACAGCAGTAAAGATCAAGAGAAATTTAGAAAGACTGCCAAAGAG GACGACAGAGTACCTGGTTCCAGTTCTCAATTTGATGAAGATGGCGAGGAAAGAACGACGACGCCAACTAGAACAGGTCCTCCTGCAGccaagaaaagaaaatggcaGTCGCCAAGCAGAACAGAAAGTCCAGCTGCTCTCCTCGAGTCCCAAACTGCGCAAG TGAGTTCTGGTGGTGACGAGGATTTGCAGACTATTGATCAAGTGCCTTTAAAAACTGAAACGCCAGAATATGATGATGAGGATGACGTGCAAGCGGAATCTGGAGGGGAGGACACAACTGATGAACAAGATATTGTCCAGAAAATCCAGAAAAGTGATCAGCTGGTGTTGACATCTAACAGAAATAGGACTTCCAATAATGAACACTCGCTTTTCGGCAACAATTCTATGGATATGGACTCTG GTGATATGAGCAGTTTTGGTATGGCTGGACCATCAAATGAAAGCATGGGCCAAGATGGAATGCAAG ACGAGGATGAAGTATCTTTGGTTTTCGAGTCGCGCGAACCCTATTGGCCGCAGGAGGATCCGCTGGACTTGTTAGAGTCCGGgctgccgcctccgccgcaGCAAAATGAGCAGTCTGTGCACGCGATCGGCATGGTGGTGCGCGGAGGCCGATACCACTGCCTCTTCTGCGGCAAGGGGTACTCCGACAAGAGCATCTGTAACACTCACATTCGCTCGCACCTCGGCGAAACCACGTGCTACATCTGCAACAAGACGTTCGCACGCACAGAGAACCTGCGACGCCACTTGCAAAAGCATCAGGGCAGCATTCGGTGCGCTCGCTGCTTCCGCACTTACGGCAGCAAGTACTCACTCAGTTCCCACATGAAAATGTGCCTCGCTGATAAAAACTCTTTTCCGCCCAATTAG
- the LOC135936842 gene encoding protein bric-a-brac 2-like isoform X7, with protein MASQQYSLRWNNYVRHMTSAFESLRSDKDLIDVTLSCEGKKIPAHKMLLSACSSYFKDLFKENPCQHPVIIFRNVTFVDLVALVDFMYNGEVNVEQEQLASFLNTAELLQVQGLTNSSKDQEKFRKTAKEDDRVPGSSSQFDEDGEERTTTPTRTGPPAAKKRKWQSPSRTESPAALLESQTAQVSSGGDEDLQTIDQVPLKTETPEYDDEDDVQAESGGEDTTDEQDIVQKIQKSDQLVLTSNRNRTSNNEHSLFGNNSMDMDSGDMSSFGMAGPSNESMGQDGMQENENGPLIYSSHEPHWPLQDPPATSLPRFEPEPANPLVVNVDRDAGIVVRDGRFNCVTCGKSYADKRSCKFHILSHRGETTCHICNKVFARLENLRRHLHKHEGSIRCPMCSSTFNSKYTLNSHFKLCKERNNPC; from the exons ATGGCGAGTCAACAGTACTCGTTACGATGGAACAACTATGTACGGCACATGACAAGTGCTTTCGAATCTCTACGGAGTGACAAAGACCTGATCGATGTCACGCTCAGCTGCGAAGGAAAGAAAATCCCAGCCCACAAAATGCTGTTATCAGCGTGCAGTTCCTATTTCAAAGACTTATTCAAG GAAAACCCTTGCCAGCACCCTGTTATAATTTTCCGTAATGTCACATTTGTTGATCTCGTGGCGTTGGTCGACTTCATGTACAATGGAGAGGTCAACGTGGAGCAAGAACAGTTAGCATCATTCCTCAACACTGCTGAACTGCTTCAAGTACAGGGTCTCACAAACAGCAGTAAAGATCAAGAGAAATTTAGAAAGACTGCCAAAGAG GACGACAGAGTACCTGGTTCCAGTTCTCAATTTGATGAAGATGGCGAGGAAAGAACGACGACGCCAACTAGAACAGGTCCTCCTGCAGccaagaaaagaaaatggcaGTCGCCAAGCAGAACAGAAAGTCCAGCTGCTCTCCTCGAGTCCCAAACTGCGCAAG TGAGTTCTGGTGGTGACGAGGATTTGCAGACTATTGATCAAGTGCCTTTAAAAACTGAAACGCCAGAATATGATGATGAGGATGACGTGCAAGCGGAATCTGGAGGGGAGGACACAACTGATGAACAAGATATTGTCCAGAAAATCCAGAAAAGTGATCAGCTGGTGTTGACATCTAACAGAAATAGGACTTCCAATAATGAACACTCGCTTTTCGGCAACAATTCTATGGATATGGACTCTG GTGATATGAGCAGTTTTGGTATGGCTGGACCATCAAATGAAAGCATGGGCCAAGATGGAATGCAAG aaaatgaaaatggccCATTGATTTATTCGTCACACGAGCCCCATTGGCCGCTGCAGGACCCGCCGGCCACGTCGCTGCCCCGGTTTGAACCAGAACCAGCGAACCCTTTAGTGGTGAATGTAGACAGGGACGCAGGGATTGTGGTACGCGATGGACGTTTCAACTGCGTGACCTGCGGAAAAAGTTACGCGGACAAGAGAAGCTGCAAATTTCACATCCTATCGCACCGCGGCGAAACCACTTGTCATATTTGCAACAAAGTGTTCGCTCGCTTAGAGAATTTGCGACGCCACCTGCATAAACACGAAGGCTCTATTCGATGTCCCATGTGCTCCAGCACTTTCAACAGCAAATACACGCTCAACAGCCATTTCAAACTGTGCAAAGAACGAAATAATCCGTGCTGA
- the LOC135936842 gene encoding zinc finger and BTB domain-containing protein 14-like isoform X4, whose protein sequence is MASQQYSLRWNNYVRHMTSAFESLRSDKDLIDVTLSCEGKKIPAHKMLLSACSSYFKDLFKENPCQHPVIIFRNVTFVDLVALVDFMYNGEVNVEQEQLASFLNTAELLQVQGLTNSSKDQEKFRKTAKEDDRVPGSSSQFDEDGEERTTTPTRTGPPAAKKRKWQSPSRTESPAALLESQTAQVSSGGDEDLQTIDQVPLKTETPEYDDEDDVQAESGGEDTTDEQDIVQKIQKSDQLVLTSNRNRTSNNEHSLFGNNSMDMDSGDMSSFGMAGPSNESMGQDGMQETVDYPGVLIDMAAKMFSPRPEFEPRIVPLVDGTYSCSLCNRTYISKMLCKSHLAYHLGKTMCHICDKVLSSMLNLRRHINNLHGEQSPLAMKIPCKICRKMMVPLSLSCHIKLKHKIDPDVLKLNLDPVVLLDKEELASELARRANLLEAEPEGRPASVVYKGHGVCKICSNRKSCAHSTY, encoded by the exons ATGGCGAGTCAACAGTACTCGTTACGATGGAACAACTATGTACGGCACATGACAAGTGCTTTCGAATCTCTACGGAGTGACAAAGACCTGATCGATGTCACGCTCAGCTGCGAAGGAAAGAAAATCCCAGCCCACAAAATGCTGTTATCAGCGTGCAGTTCCTATTTCAAAGACTTATTCAAG GAAAACCCTTGCCAGCACCCTGTTATAATTTTCCGTAATGTCACATTTGTTGATCTCGTGGCGTTGGTCGACTTCATGTACAATGGAGAGGTCAACGTGGAGCAAGAACAGTTAGCATCATTCCTCAACACTGCTGAACTGCTTCAAGTACAGGGTCTCACAAACAGCAGTAAAGATCAAGAGAAATTTAGAAAGACTGCCAAAGAG GACGACAGAGTACCTGGTTCCAGTTCTCAATTTGATGAAGATGGCGAGGAAAGAACGACGACGCCAACTAGAACAGGTCCTCCTGCAGccaagaaaagaaaatggcaGTCGCCAAGCAGAACAGAAAGTCCAGCTGCTCTCCTCGAGTCCCAAACTGCGCAAG TGAGTTCTGGTGGTGACGAGGATTTGCAGACTATTGATCAAGTGCCTTTAAAAACTGAAACGCCAGAATATGATGATGAGGATGACGTGCAAGCGGAATCTGGAGGGGAGGACACAACTGATGAACAAGATATTGTCCAGAAAATCCAGAAAAGTGATCAGCTGGTGTTGACATCTAACAGAAATAGGACTTCCAATAATGAACACTCGCTTTTCGGCAACAATTCTATGGATATGGACTCTG GTGATATGAGCAGTTTTGGTATGGCTGGACCATCAAATGAAAGCATGGGCCAAGATGGAATGCAAG AAACGGTCGACTACCCAGGTGTGTTAATAGATATGGCAGCTAAAATGTTTAGCCCGCGACCGGAGTTTGAACCACGCATCGTGCCTCTGGTCGACGGGACATATTCATGCAGCCTCTGTAATAGGACTTACATCAGCAAGATGCTTTGCAAGTCTCACCTCGCGTATCATCTGGGGAAAACGATGTGCCATATCTGCGACAAGGTTCTCTCCTCTATGCTTAATCTCAGACGCCACATCAACAACTTGCACGGAGAACAAAGTCCTCTCGCAATGAAGATTCCCTGTAAAATTTGTCGCAAGATGATGGtccctctctctctatctTGCCACATCAAACTGAAGCACAAGATTGACCCTGATGTTCTCAAATTGAACCTGGACCCAGTTGTGCTCTTGGACAAAGAAGAACTAGCATCGGAGCTCGCCCGAAGAGCAAATCTCTTAGAAGCAGAGCCTGAGGGCAGGCCTGCAAGCGTCGTTTACAAGGGCCATGgggtttgcaaaatttgctccAATAGGAAGTCATGTGCTCACTCAACATATTGA
- the LOC135936842 gene encoding zinc finger and BTB domain-containing protein 17-like isoform X3, producing MASQQYSLRWNNYVRHMTSAFESLRSDKDLIDVTLSCEGKKIPAHKMLLSACSSYFKDLFKENPCQHPVIIFRNVTFVDLVALVDFMYNGEVNVEQEQLASFLNTAELLQVQGLTNSSKDQEKFRKTAKEDDRVPGSSSQFDEDGEERTTTPTRTGPPAAKKRKWQSPSRTESPAALLESQTAQVSSGGDEDLQTIDQVPLKTETPEYDDEDDVQAESGGEDTTDEQDIVQKIQKSDQLVLTSNRNRTSNNEHSLFGNNSMDMDSGDMSSFGMAGPSNESMGQDGMQEQETWVPATLTDSNVCEDPLGNLDAFVKQEVVETDSNNFNPNEKFLFVQLEKNCAIDKLAQANSVPGISITVPKVLKVISLPNNTYACSKCSRTSMSKKSIRNHYGRVHDRQLPCTVCLEKFTSKKMLREHLLAHSGLVRCKLCDKNFESFALLKVHFAKHKKVRRRKKPAPKSNPTVSGPAINIA from the exons ATGGCGAGTCAACAGTACTCGTTACGATGGAACAACTATGTACGGCACATGACAAGTGCTTTCGAATCTCTACGGAGTGACAAAGACCTGATCGATGTCACGCTCAGCTGCGAAGGAAAGAAAATCCCAGCCCACAAAATGCTGTTATCAGCGTGCAGTTCCTATTTCAAAGACTTATTCAAG GAAAACCCTTGCCAGCACCCTGTTATAATTTTCCGTAATGTCACATTTGTTGATCTCGTGGCGTTGGTCGACTTCATGTACAATGGAGAGGTCAACGTGGAGCAAGAACAGTTAGCATCATTCCTCAACACTGCTGAACTGCTTCAAGTACAGGGTCTCACAAACAGCAGTAAAGATCAAGAGAAATTTAGAAAGACTGCCAAAGAG GACGACAGAGTACCTGGTTCCAGTTCTCAATTTGATGAAGATGGCGAGGAAAGAACGACGACGCCAACTAGAACAGGTCCTCCTGCAGccaagaaaagaaaatggcaGTCGCCAAGCAGAACAGAAAGTCCAGCTGCTCTCCTCGAGTCCCAAACTGCGCAAG TGAGTTCTGGTGGTGACGAGGATTTGCAGACTATTGATCAAGTGCCTTTAAAAACTGAAACGCCAGAATATGATGATGAGGATGACGTGCAAGCGGAATCTGGAGGGGAGGACACAACTGATGAACAAGATATTGTCCAGAAAATCCAGAAAAGTGATCAGCTGGTGTTGACATCTAACAGAAATAGGACTTCCAATAATGAACACTCGCTTTTCGGCAACAATTCTATGGATATGGACTCTG GTGATATGAGCAGTTTTGGTATGGCTGGACCATCAAATGAAAGCATGGGCCAAGATGGAATGCAAG agcAAGAAACATGGGTTCCTGCTACTTTGACAGACTCAAACGTTTGCGAAGATCCCTTAGGAAATCTAGACGCTTTTGTTAAGCAGGAAGTAGTTGAAACTGattcaaacaatttcaatcCAAACGAAAAATTTCTCTTCGTGCAGTTGGAGAAGAACTGTGCCATAGACAAATTAGCACAAGCTAATTCTGTGCCTGGAATTTCCATAACTGTGCCAAAAGTGCTGAAAGTAATTTCGCTGCCCAACAACACATATGCATGCAGCAAATGCAGCAGGACTTCTATGTCAAAGAAATCTATACGAAATCATTACGGCAGGGTCCATGATCGTCAGCTGCCTTGCACTGTTTGCTTAGAAAAATTTACTAGCAAAAAGATGCTCCGCGAGCATTTACTGGCGCACTCTGGTCTTGTCAGGTGCAAACTGTGTGACAAGAACTTTGAGAGTTTTGCTTTGCTCAAAGTCCATTTCGCTAAGCACAAGAAAGTAAGAAGGAGAAAGAAACCCGCTCCTAAGTCGAATCCTACCGTGTCTGGTCCTGCGATCAATATTGCATAG